The nucleotide window GGCGGGCGATCCGCGCGGACAAAGACTGGAACGGCGGCGACTACTACGGCGACAACCGGCCGGAGCCGACGGAGGGGCTGGCCATCGCCCGCCAGATCGGCCACATCATGTACCTCTCGAAGGCGTCGATGGAGCGGAAGTTCGGCCGGCGCTCGGCGGGGCGCGACTCGCTCACGCGCGAGGACGGCGACCTCGGGCTGCCGCCGGAGCCGACGGCCGGCTTCTTCCCGTACCGCGAGGTGGAGTCGTACCTCGACTATCAGGCCGAGGGGTTCGGCGACCGCTTCGACGCGAACAGCTACCTCTACCTCACGCGCGCGATGGACGAGTACGACCTCGCCGCCGGCCACGGCACCGACGCCGACGCGCTCGCGGCCTTCGAGGGCGAGGCGCTGCTCGTGAGCTTCACCGCCGACTGGCACTTCACCGTCGAGCAGTCGTCCTCCCTCGCTGACGCCTTCGGCGAGGCCGAGGTCCCGGCCGCACACCACGTGATCGACTCCGACCACGGCCACGACGCGTTCCTCGTCGAGCCCGAACACGTCGGGCCGCCGGTCCGGGACTTCCTCGCGGACGGCGTCAACGGCCGGGCCGTCTCCGACGAGGGCGACGACGGCGACGACCGCCCGGACCGCGGCGACGCCGACCACGCACCAGTTCATGCGAGTCTTTTTAAGGGATAACCGGAGTTCGAGGAGAACCGAGACCCTACGGTAGCGGTGGCGCGTGCCTGCGAGCGGCCGCCTTCGGCGGCCGCGAGACAGCGCCGCGCGAGGGAGTCGCTGGCGGTCGGAGCGAAGCGAAGACCGCCAGCGACGAGGCTGGGGAGGCGTGAGGTGCTGTGCGGTGGCGGTCGGGTGGGACTCGAAGGGGCAGTCGCGAGGCGGGCGGAGGCGACGCAAGCACCGCAAGGAGCGAGTGAAACGAGCGACTGCGGAGCGCAGCGAGCGTCCGCCCGCCTCGCGGCTGGGGCTTCGGCGGTCTCGGTCGCGAGGTTACTCTCGATGAAAGCAGTCACGTATAGCCGAGCGGCTGGGACTTCGACGGTCTTAGTCACGAAGTCGATCTCGACGAAAACAGTCATGTATAGCTGAGCGGTCGAGAATTCGACGGCGTCAGAGTGGACGAAAAACGTTCAGACCGGAACCCGATCGTTGAGAGAAGATCAGTAGAAGTCGCCGCCCCGAGGGACCCTCCCGATCAATCATGACAACGTTCATAGTTCCCGACCTCGTGGTGTGTGAGGTATGCCAGGCGGACACGCTCAGACCCTGCGACCGTTCATGTGGCGCGCGGAACGACTGTACCCGGACACCGAGATCGTCTCGCGCACCCACGAGGGGCGCACGCGGCACACGTACGCCGAGTACGCCGACCGGACCGCACGGCTCGCCAACGCCTTAGACGCCCACGGGATCGAGCGCGGCGACCGCGTCGCGACGTTCTGCTGGAACCACACGCGGCACTTCGAGACGTACTTCGGCGTCCCGAACACCGGCGCGCAGCTCCACACGATCAACCCGCTGCTGCCCGACGAGCACATCCAGTACATCGTCGACGACGCCGACGACGAGATCATCTTCGTCGACCCCTCGCTGGCCGAGAAGATCGCGAGCGCCGCGGAGGGCGCGGACGAGTTCGAGGGCGTCGACTTCGTCGCGATGGGATCGGAGGGGATCGACGCGCTCGACGCCCCCGCCTACGAGGAGTTCATCGCGGACCACTCGACCGAGTACGACTGGCCCGACCTCGACGGCGACCAGCCCGCCGGCCTCTGTTACACCTCCGGTACGACGGGGAAGCCGAAGGGCGTCGAATACACCCAGTCGATGCTGTGGAGCCACACGATGGCCTCCCAGACGCCACAGGGGATCCCGATGGAGGACTCCGACGTGGTCATGCCCGTCGTGCCCATGTTTCACGTCAACGCGTGGGGGATGCCGTTCACCGCGGCCGCCGCGGGCGCGAAACACGTCTATCCCGGACCGTCGCCGGACCCTGCCGACCTCGCGGCGCTGATCGAGGAGGAGGGCGTCACCATCTCCGCGGGCGTCCCGACGGTGTGGCTCGGCCTCCGCGAGTACATCGAGGGGGGCAACGAGGTGGACCTCTCGACGCTCGACACCGTGATCATCGGCGGCGCGGCCGCGCCGAAGGCGCTGATCGAGTGGTACGACGACCGCGACGTCGAGGTGCTTCACGCGTGGGGGATGACTGAGATCGCACCGATCGGGACCGTCTCGCACCTCAAGAGCGACCTGCGCGACGCCGACTACGAGACGCAGGTGAACAAGCGGGCGAAGCAGGGCCTCGTCGCCCCCGGACTGGAGTTCGAGGTCATCGACGAGGACGGCGAGGAGATCGCGTGGGACGGCGAGGAGTTCGGCGAGCTCCGGATCCGCGGGCCGTGGGTCACGAAGGAGTACTTCAAGCGCCCCGAGGCCAACGAGGAGGAGTTCGTCGACGGCTGGCTGAAGACGGGCGACGTGGTCACCGTCGACGAGGACGGCTACATGCAGCTCGTCGACCGGACGAAAGACGTGATCAAGTCGGGCGGCGAGTGGATCTCCAGCGTCGAGCTGGAGAACGCGATCATGGCCTACGACGGCGTCAGCGAGGCGGCCGTCGTCGGCGTGCCCCACGAGCGCTGGCAGGAGCGCCCCGTGGCGTTCGTCGTCGTGGCCGAGGGCGTCGACCGCGAGGAGCTCGTCGAGCGGATCGAGACCGGGCTCCGCGAGGAGTACCCCAAGTGGTGGGTGCCGGACGCGGTGGAGTTCATCGACGAGGTGCCCAAAACCGCCACCGGGAAGTTCTCGAAGAAGGACCTCCGCGAGCAGTACGGCGACCAGTCGCTCGTCGAGGGCGCGGTCCCGGAAGACGACGCGCCCGAGGAGTAGCCGGCACGTCGCCGGCGGCAACGAGGGCAACCGCTCAGTCGTCGCGGTCGCCGACGACCCACTTGTGCGAGTAGCTCTCGCCGCAGGTGCAGTGGGCGTACGCGTGGACCACGTCGCCCTCGGCGTAGAGCCCGCCGACCTCCTCGTTTTGCGCCTCCGCGAACGCGAAGACGAACCGGATCTCGTGGTCGTCGTCGGGGTTCTCCGCGGCAAAGGGGCACGCCCCGTCGTCGAGCGAGCGCGC belongs to Halorubrum sp. DM2 and includes:
- the metX gene encoding homoserine O-acetyltransferase, whose translation is MSTVPTDHGVASLGEFTFECGQSVPDFEVAYETHGEFDGDNVVLICHALTGSQNVARSPAPERDAETAGAGQAGQARAWWDDVVGPGKAIDTTEYYVVCANVPGSCYGTTGPASERPADLDLREEPDHDRWGTAFPPVQVEDWARAQRRLLDHLGVGRLRAVVGGSVGGMNALEWAKRYPDDVDRVVAIATAGRLDAQCLALDAVARRAIRADKDWNGGDYYGDNRPEPTEGLAIARQIGHIMYLSKASMERKFGRRSAGRDSLTREDGDLGLPPEPTAGFFPYREVESYLDYQAEGFGDRFDANSYLYLTRAMDEYDLAAGHGTDADALAAFEGEALLVSFTADWHFTVEQSSSLADAFGEAEVPAAHHVIDSDHGHDAFLVEPEHVGPPVRDFLADGVNGRAVSDEGDDGDDRPDRGDADHAPVHASLFKG
- a CDS encoding long-chain fatty acid--CoA ligase, with protein sequence MPGGHAQTLRPFMWRAERLYPDTEIVSRTHEGRTRHTYAEYADRTARLANALDAHGIERGDRVATFCWNHTRHFETYFGVPNTGAQLHTINPLLPDEHIQYIVDDADDEIIFVDPSLAEKIASAAEGADEFEGVDFVAMGSEGIDALDAPAYEEFIADHSTEYDWPDLDGDQPAGLCYTSGTTGKPKGVEYTQSMLWSHTMASQTPQGIPMEDSDVVMPVVPMFHVNAWGMPFTAAAAGAKHVYPGPSPDPADLAALIEEEGVTISAGVPTVWLGLREYIEGGNEVDLSTLDTVIIGGAAAPKALIEWYDDRDVEVLHAWGMTEIAPIGTVSHLKSDLRDADYETQVNKRAKQGLVAPGLEFEVIDEDGEEIAWDGEEFGELRIRGPWVTKEYFKRPEANEEEFVDGWLKTGDVVTVDEDGYMQLVDRTKDVIKSGGEWISSVELENAIMAYDGVSEAAVVGVPHERWQERPVAFVVVAEGVDREELVERIETGLREEYPKWWVPDAVEFIDEVPKTATGKFSKKDLREQYGDQSLVEGAVPEDDAPEE